The sequence GACGATCCTCTTCCCGCTCGTCAAGTAGTCTCCGAAGCCTGCGGTCATGCCGCCGAGCGTCGACGGAACGCCCATTCCGGAAGCATCGCGCCGGCGATCATGGTCTCCAGCAGGGCGGCCAGCGAGTATCGCGGGTCGATCTCGCGGACCAGTCCCAGATAGCGGGCGGCGTGGGTGGCTCGCCCCAGCGCCCACGACAGCCAGGCCGCCGCGGTGAGAGGTGCTGGTCGGGCCTCGCGGGGTGCCCGCGCTGCTGCCTCGCGTACGACGGACAGTGCGAGGCGGAGCCGATCGAGGTCCGGGGCGGGACCCTGCCCCAGGAACAACCGTCCGAGCTCGTCGGGGACCATCTCGCCGGACTTCGCGAACGCGGTCTGCGCGTCGAGCGCGCGGACGCCTCCCGCGAGGTCGCTCGCCCACTGCGCGATCGCGACATCTCGGAGCAGTGGACGTTCCAGGCACCACAGCAGCGTCGCGGTCGCATAGGGCGGAAGAGCATCGGGGGCCGCGAGCACCGATTCGAAGAACGCCGGCACGTCTTCGAGCAGCACGAGCGCGGCGATCAGCTGCGGATTCTCCCGTCCGGTCAGCCGGCCCTTTCCGTTGCCCTCTCCATCGAGCAGTGCCGCGAGTTCGAGTGCCGCTCTCCCCACTCGTTCTTTCTCGGCACGATCCACCTCGGGCAGTCGAGCCCCCGCAGCCTGGTCCTCCGAGACGCCAGGCGCGGTCGGTCCCTCGGTGGGACTGCAGATCTCTGCCAGCGAGTGGAGGTCGGGGTCGCTCTCCACATAGCTCGACCACCCGGAGGGGGTCACGCAGAGCGCATCGACGACGCGGAGTCCCGCGTCCTCCGCGCAGCCGAGAAGTTCGTCGACGGCCACGGCATGGGGGAGGACGAGGCCGTCGCGGGTAGCGTGCGAAGGCTCGTCCGTGTACACGACCACGGCGACGGCATCGGTCCCTTGGACGCGGGCGACGAGGCCGACCGCAGCGTCGGCGTACAACGCGAGGTCGGTCCCGTCAGAGGGCAGATCGAGTCGCATGGCCCCGTCGGTGCGTGTGCCGCGGAAGGGCAGCAGCACGATGCTTCGACGAGGGGTGAAGCCAGCGAGAGTGGGGACGATGCCGAGGAAGGCGGCGGAATCGGTGGCGCGCAGCAGTGTTGTCATGTCGAGAGTGTTTCGGAGCAGCGATCTCACGGGGGCGGAAAAGCCGGGTTGTGGACGCGGAACCTGAATGCGCGGCGGTGTGCACGAGGAGTGGCTCGCGTACCATGGGGTGATGGA is a genomic window of Microbacterium maritypicum containing:
- a CDS encoding DUF4192 family protein translates to MTTLLRATDSAAFLGIVPTLAGFTPRRSIVLLPFRGTRTDGAMRLDLPSDGTDLALYADAAVGLVARVQGTDAVAVVVYTDEPSHATRDGLVLPHAVAVDELLGCAEDAGLRVVDALCVTPSGWSSYVESDPDLHSLAEICSPTEGPTAPGVSEDQAAGARLPEVDRAEKERVGRAALELAALLDGEGNGKGRLTGRENPQLIAALVLLEDVPAFFESVLAAPDALPPYATATLLWCLERPLLRDVAIAQWASDLAGGVRALDAQTAFAKSGEMVPDELGRLFLGQGPAPDLDRLRLALSVVREAAARAPREARPAPLTAAAWLSWALGRATHAARYLGLVREIDPRYSLAALLETMIAGAMLPEWAFRRRSAA